Proteins from a single region of Primulina tabacum isolate GXHZ01 chromosome 5, ASM2559414v2, whole genome shotgun sequence:
- the LOC142545981 gene encoding 5-methyltetrahydropteroyltriglutamate--homocysteine methyltransferase-like, whose translation MASHIVGYPRMGPKRELKFALESFWDGKSSAEDLEKVAADLRSSIWKQMSEAGIKYIPSNTFSYYDQVLDTTAMLGAVPPRYNWNGGEIGFSTYFSMARGNASVPAMEMTKWFDTNYHFIVPELGPDVKFSYASHKAVNEYKEAKGLGIDTVPVLIGPVTYLLLSKPAKGVEKTFHILSLLDKILPIYKEVIAELKAAGASWVQFDEPTLVLDLEAHQLEAFTKAYAELESSLAGLSVLVETYFADVPAAAFKTLTSLSGVAGFGFDLVRGTKTIDLIKSGFPYGKFLFAGAVDGRNIWANDLNASLITLQSLESIVGKDKLIVSTSCSLLHTAVDLVNESKLDKEIKSWLAFAAQKVVEVDALAKALARKKDEAFFAANSEAQASRKSSPRVTNEAVQKAAAALKGSDHRRATNVSSRLDAQQKKLNLPILPTTTIGSFPQTIELRRVRREYKAKKISEEEYVKSIKEEINKVVKLQEDLDIDVLVHGEPERNDMVEYFGEQLSGFAFTANGWVQSYGSRCVKPPIIYGDVSRPKPMTVFWSTAAQSMTKRPMKGMLTGPVTILNWSFVRNDQPRFETCYQIALAIKDEVEDLEKAGITVIQIDEAALREGLPLRKAEHAFYLDWAVHSFRITNCGVEDTTQIHTHMCYSNFNDIIHSIIDMDADVITIENSRSDEKLLSVFREGVKYGAGIGPGVYDIHSPRIPTTEEIADRINKMLAVLETNILWVNPDCGLKTRKYGEVKPALENMVSAAKLLRTQLASAK comes from the exons ATGGCGTCTCACATTGTTGGATATCCCCGTATGGGTCCTAAAAGAGAGTTGAAGTTTGCTCTAGAATCTTTCTGGGATGGTAAGAGCAGTGCTGAGGATTTGGAGAAGGTAGCTGCTGATCTCAGATCATCCATCTGGAAGCAGATGTCTGAAGCTGGGATCAAGTACATTCCCAGCAACACATTCTCTTACTATGATCAGGTGCTTGATACAACTGCAATGCTTGGTGCTGTCCCTCCAAGATACAACTGGAATGGTGGTGAGATTGGTTTCTCCACCTACTTTTCTATGGCTAGAGGAAATGCCTCTGTTCCTGCCATGGAAATGACCAAGTGGTTCGACACCAACTA CCACTTCATTGTACCAGAATTGGGACCTGATGTGAAATTTTCTTATGCTTCTCACAAGGCAGTGAATGAATACAAAGAGGCTAAAGGG CTTGGTATTGATACTGTTCCAGTGCTTATTGGCCCTGTTACTTACTTATTGCTTTCTAAGCCAGCCAAGGGTGTTGAAAAAACTTTCCATATTCTTTCTCTGCTCGACAAAATTCTTCCAATATACAA AGAAGTTATTGCTGAGTTGAAGGCAGCAGGTGCTTCATGGGTTCAATTTGATGAGCCTACCCTTGTTTTGGATCTCGAGGCTCACCAATTGGAAGCATTCACAAAGGCATATGCTGAACTAGAATCAAGCTTAGCTGGACTAAGTGTTCTAGTGGAGACGTATTTTGCTGATGTCCCTGCGGCTGCATTCAAAACCCTTACCTCACTTAGCGGAGTCGCAGGTTTTGGTTTTGACTTGGTACGTGGAACCAAGACAATTGATTTGATAAAGAGTGGATTCCCTTATGGAAAATTCCTCTTTGCTGGGGCGGTTGATGGAAGGAACATTTGGGCTAATGATCTCAATGCGTCTCTCATCACCCTGCAATCTCTTGAAAGTATTGTCGGAAAGG ACAAGCTTATTGTGTCCACCTCCTGCTCGCTTCTCCACACGGCTGTTGATCTTGTGAACGAATCTAAGCTGGATAAAGAAATTAAGTCCTGGCTCGCATTTGCTGCACAAAAAGTGGTTGAAGTAGATGCTCTGGCGAAGGCATTGGCTAGAAAGAAGGATGAG GCATTCTTCGCAGCAAATTCTGAAGCTCAGGCTTCCAGAAAATCATCTCCTAGGGTCACCAACGAAGCTGTCCAAAAGGCT GCTGCTGCTCTGAAAGGTTCTGATCATCGCCGTGCTACAAATGTCAGTTCTAGGCTCGATGCTCAACAAAAGAAGCTCAACCTTCCGATCCTCCCAACCACCACAATTGGTTCTTTCCCTCAGACCATAGAACTCAGAAGAGTCCGCCGAGAATATAAAGCCAAGAA GATCTCGGAGGAGGAGTATGTTAAATCAATCAAAGAGGAGATCAACAAAGTTGTCAAGCTTCAGGAAGATCTTGACATTGACGTCCTTGTTCATGGAGAGCCAGAG AGGAACGATATGGTTGAGTACTTTGGAGAACAGTTGTCTGGTTTTGCCTTCACCGCTAATGGATGGGTACAATCTTATGGATCTCGCTGTGTGAAGCCACCGATCATTTATGGTGATGTGAGTCGCCCCAAGCCAATGACAGTCTTCTGGTCCACTGCTGCCCAGAGTATGACCAAGCGTCCAATGAAAGGAATGCTTACTGGCCCTGTAACCATTCTCAACTGGTCTTTTGTACGAAACGACCAACCGAG GTTTGAAACCTGTTATCAGATTGCTTTGGCTATTAAAGACGAAGTCGAGGATCTTGAGAAAGCTGGCATCACTGTCATTCAGATTGATGAAGCAGCATTGAGAGAAGGTTTACCTCTAAGGAAGGCTGAGCATGCCTTCTACTTGGATTGGGCCGTCCACTCTTTCAGAATCACCAACTGTGGTGTTGAGGACACTAcccag ATCCACACCCACATGTGCTACTCCAACTTCAACGACATCATCCACTCCATCATTGACATGGATGCAGATGTGATCACCATCGAAAACTCTCGATCTGATGAGAAGCTGTTGTCAGTTTTCCGCGAAGGCGTGAAATATGGTGCTGGAATTGGACCGGGCGTGTATGACATTCACTCCCCAAGGATACCAACAACCGAAGAAATTGCTGACAGGATTAACAAGATGCTTGCTGTCCTCGAGACCAACATCTTATGGGTGAACCCTGATTGTGGACTCAAAACTCGCAAGTACGGGGAAGTGAAGCCTGCATTGGAAAATATGGTTTCTGCTGCCAAGCTCCTCCGAACACAGCTTGCTAGCGCGAAATGA